Within Pseudomonas sp. LBUM920, the genomic segment CATCGTACGCGCGCGTCGCACTTGCTCAAGCAAGGCCTCGAAGGTCAGCCCGTGTTCGGTCAGGCGCCTGCGCAGGGTGCGGCCACTCATGTTCAGGTCACTGGCGACCTTCTCCAATTGGCTGGCGTGCAAGTCCCGCGAAATTGCGCGCTCCACGGCCTGGATCAGGTCCATCTTCTGGTGCAGTTGGGCGCTTTCCAGCTCGAGTAACGCCAGGGCCTGGCGCAACGCCAACGGATGGTGATTGGGCAAGCGCACGTCCAGCCAATGAGGCGCCAACACCATTCGGTTGTGCAGGCAGCCAAAACGCACATCGGCCCCGAACAGGCGTTGATATTGAGCAGCATAAGGGGGCGCAGCGTGCACGAACTCCACCCGTTGCGGCATGAAATCAGCGCCGACCAAGGCGCGGCCGTAGACCATCAGGCTGGCAAAGAACTCCTCGGCAGCAAACACCTGCACTGGCGCAAACGGCAGCAGGCATTCGACCTCGACGCACACTTCATCAGCGCTTTCATGGGTACGGGTGGTGGCGATGCCACCGGAGGTGTGCTGATGCCGCTCGCCAATGGCAAAGGCATCGCGCAGGGTCTTGCACAGGGAAATCACATGGCCGAGCAAGCCGAGGGTGCCCAGCACATTCTGATGGCCCACCCACAAACCCAAGCCCTGATCGGGTAACACCTTGAGTGCACGCTGGATCATCGCCGCGGCCTGACGGTAGGAAATGCGTTGGGCGGGGTCATCCAGGTCGGCCAGGGCAAACCCCAGTCCACGGCAGAGGTCTTCGGCATTCGCGCCCCTCTGCGTCACCACCTGCCCGAGGGTTTGCAACAG encodes:
- a CDS encoding AraC family transcriptional regulator, translating into MQRKAVDPQFELAQVSPFLLQTLGQVVTQRGANAEDLCRGLGFALADLDDPAQRISYRQAAAMIQRALKVLPDQGLGLWVGHQNVLGTLGLLGHVISLCKTLRDAFAIGERHQHTSGGIATTRTHESADEVCVEVECLLPFAPVQVFAAEEFFASLMVYGRALVGADFMPQRVEFVHAAPPYAAQYQRLFGADVRFGCLHNRMVLAPHWLDVRLPNHHPLALRQALALLELESAQLHQKMDLIQAVERAISRDLHASQLEKVASDLNMSGRTLRRRLTEHGLTFEALLEQVRRARTMGLLGNPGLSIERITEAVGYSDVRSFRRAFKRWTGVSPSAFRGEGGGAA